One segment of Salvelinus alpinus chromosome 1, SLU_Salpinus.1, whole genome shotgun sequence DNA contains the following:
- the LOC139576939 gene encoding uncharacterized protein isoform X2, which produces MATRAAYLSPSEAQILMEAYEEVKDIIKKKGNTATVIKQREKAWQSIADRLNALNMNGPKRTWQQVKIKYKNILQNAVKKNTHRQGTGGGSPKADLTPAEDMALELNKGRPVLEGIPGGKETSIGSSQDATRFIQVSGSTVFLLEPPAQAPDDADPGEGPSAAATAHDGDDDEEETISLDSRRHEDPDAIQWENQPGNISSQAIRKLYGNHLRRQIELADIDIQYKKKKMEKDGKSCTGVRNKKEDN; this is translated from the exons atggcaactagagccgcgtacctttccccgtcggaagcacaaatcctcatggaggcatacgaggaggtaaaagatataattaagaagaaaggcaacaccgccacagtgataaagcaaagagaaaaagcgtggcaaagtattgcagaccgcctgaatgc attaaacatgaacgggccaaaacggacatggcagcaggtcaaaatcaaatacaagaacattctgcagaatg cagtgaaaaagaatacccacagacaaggcacgggtggtgggtcaccaaaggctgaccttaccccagcagaggacatggccttggagctaaataaaggcaggcccgtcttagaggggatccctggggggaaagagacgagcataggttcctcccaagatgccacccgcttcattcaag tgtctggcagcactgtgttcctgttagagccaccagcacaagcaccagacgatgctgatcca ggtgaaggccccagtgcagcagcaacagcacatgatggagacgatgatgaggaggagaccatctctctggattccagaaggcatgag gacccagatgctatacagtgggaaaaccagcctggcaacata agctcacaagctatcagaaagttgtatggcaaccacctcaggcgccaaatagaactggcagacatagacattcagtacaagaagaaaaagatggaaaaagatggaaaatcttgcactggagtccgaaataaaaaagaggacaattag
- the LOC139576939 gene encoding putative nuclease HARBI1 isoform X1 codes for MTIYMKDTGFLQMASGIYADYWVPGLSTARSHALSVEQMVCVALRFFASGAFLYSVGDAEQLNKATICRTIRSVCLAIKALADVFISFPGHRRLCDIKEEFYRIAGFPNVIGAVDCTHIRIKAPSGAHEADFVNRKSFHSINVQMVCNADCVISNVVAKWPGSVHDSRIFRASEIYQCLSQGEFSGVLLGDRGYGCQPFLLTPFTDPQEAQQAYNHAHARTRARVEMTFGLLKARFHCLHKLRVSPVRACDITVACAVLHNVACLRKERAPRVPPAMDWDNPAIFPDDDSGRLLRDQYVLNYFS; via the exons atgaccatctatatgaaagatacaggttttctgcagatggcatcaggtatctatgcagactactgggtcccaggattaagcactgcacggagccatgcactgagtgtggagcaaatggtttgtgtggccttgcgcttttttgctagtggagccttcctgtactcagtgggggatgcagaacagctgaacaaggccacaatttgccgcacaataaggagtgtgtgtctggctatcaaagcattagcagatgtcttcatctccttccctggccacagaagactctgtgacatcaaagaggagttctataggattgcag gtttccccaatgtcattggtgcagtggactgcacacacataaggataaaagccccctcaggtgcccatgaggccgattttgtgaataggaaatcctttcacagcattaatgttcag atggtctgcaatgctgactgtgtgatcagcaatgttgtggcaaaatggcctggctcagtccatgactccagaatctttcgggcctctgaaatctatcagtgcctatcacaag gtgaattctctggtgtgttgctgggagacagggggtatggctgccagccttttctcctgacacctttcacagacccccaggaagcacagcaggcctacaaccatgcccatgccaggaccagggccagagttgaaatgacctttggcctcctgaaggcacgctttcactgccttcacaaattaagggtcagccctgttagggcatgtgatattactgtggcttgtgctgtcctccacaatgtggcctgcctgaggaaggagagggcccccagagtgccaccagccatggactgggacaatccggcaatcttccctgatgacgacagtggtcggctgctgagggaccaatatgtgttgaattattttagttag